A single region of the Betta splendens chromosome 12, fBetSpl5.4, whole genome shotgun sequence genome encodes:
- the LOC114866929 gene encoding long-chain fatty acid transport protein 6 — protein MLLAVLSSVAAGLLALLLYQRLLHPFFWADVRQYIKLRKYGKAVRARMQRGVVTFLDCFVHQARTTPNKPFIVYEERTLSYRDVDRRSNRFARAFVAEASLKKGDVVALLMCNEPDFVHAWFGLSKLGCEVAFVNVNIKAKSLLRCFHSCGAKTLVVGADLVPLVKELLQDLQKDGVAVWVVDHTAPSEGFNTLLDKVEQMSGEALKELPKVDIMSNFLFIFTSGTTGLSKAACVGHLKSMMSMAFLYMCGATSDDVIYITLPLYHMSASLLGLGGCISLGATCVLKKRFSASQFWKDCVKHKVTVVQYIGELCRYLVNHPEVPEERAHCVRLAVGSGLRPDVWTEFVRRFDRITIREGYGLTETSIGFLNYTDEVGPVGRASYFNKLSMPFELLQYDPQTYEPVRTKTGRCTRAQKGETGILVAPLTAMNPFLGYAGDEVQSEKKLLRNVFCSGDVYFNTGDLLMLDHRDFLYFRDRVGDTFRWKGENVSTTEVSEVLGLLHFIQEANVYGVTVPGHEGRAGMAAIVLKQDHKFKGTELYSHLVKSLPAYAWPWFLRIQTSLHVTETFKLQKMKLVQEGINLDLIQDPLYFLDVSQKDYVLLTGSIYQNIVTGKIHL, from the exons ATGCTCCTCGCGGTGTTAAGCAGCGTCGCCGCGGGGCTGCTGGCTCTGCTTCTCTACCAGAGGCTGCTTCATCCCTTCTTCTGGGCGGACGTCAGGCAATACATAAAGCTTCGGAAGTACGGGAAGGCGGTGCGGGCTCGCATGCAGCGGGGGGTCGTCACATTCCTCGACTGCTTCGTCCACCAGGCGAGGACGACGCCGAACAAGCCGTTCATCGTCTACGAGGAGCGGACTCTGAGCTACCGCGACGTGGACCGGAGGAGTAACCGGTTCGCCAGAGCCTTCGTGGCGGAGGCCTCCCTGAAGAAGGGGGACGTCGTGGCTCTGCTGATGTGCAACGAGCCGGACTTCGTGCACGCGTGGTTCGGTCTGAGCAAACTGGGCTGCGAGGTCGCGTTCGTCAACGTCAACATTAAAGCCAAGTCTCTGCTGCGCTGCTTCCACAGCTGCGGAGCGAAGACGCTGGTGGTTGGTGCAG ATTTGGTGCCACtggtgaaggagctgctgcaggatctgCAGAAGGACGGCGTGGCTGTGTGGGTGGTGGACCACACGGCGCCCTCTGAGGGCTTCAATACTTTACTAGACAAGGTGGAACAGATGTCTGGAGAGGCGTTAAAGGAACTTCCCAAAGTTGACATCATGTCAAATTTCCTCTTCATTTTCACATCAGGCACTACAG GTCTCTCCAAGGCCGCTTGCGTGGGGCATCTGAAAAGCATGATGAGCATGGCCTTCCTCTACATGTGCGGAGCCACGTCCGATGACGTCATCTACATCACTCTCCCTCTGTACCACATGTCGGCTTCCCTGCTGGGGCTCGGAGGATGCATAAGCCTGG GAGCAACCTGTGTCTTAAAGAAGAGGTTTTCTGCCAGTCAGTTTTGGAAGGATTGTGTGAAACACAAGGTGACTGTGGTGCAGTATATCGGAGAGCTGTGTCGATACCTGGTCAATCATCCTGAG GTTCCAGAAGAGAGAGCTCACTGTGTTCGACTGGCGGTTGGAAGTGGCCTCAGGCCTGATGTCTGGACGGAGTTCGTCAGACGTTTTGATAGAATCACAATCAGGGAGGGTTACGGTTTGACCGAGACCAGCATCGGGTTCCTCAACTACACCGACGAGGTTGGACCCGTTGGACGAGCAAGTTACTTTAACAAG CTTTCAATGCCGTTTGAGCTTCTTCAGTATGACCCACAAACATATGAGCCCGTCAGAACAAAGACTGGAAGATGCACACGCGCCCAGAAAG GGGAGACCGGGATCCTGGTAGCTCCTCTCACAGCCATGAACCCATTTCTGGGCTACGCTGGGGACGAGGTCCAGTctgagaagaagctgctgaggaATGTGTTCTGCTCTGGAGATGTCTATTTCAACACTGGAGATCTTCTGATGCTCGATCACAGGGATTTTCTCTACTTTCGTGACCGCGTTGGAGACACTTTCAG GTGGAAAGGAGAGAACGTGTCCACCACAGAAGTGTCGGAGGTTTTGGGTCTTCTTCATTTTATCCAGGAAGCCAATGTCTATGGTGTCACCGTACCAG GACACGAAGGCCGAGCAGGTATGGCTGCTATCGTCCTGAAACAGGATCACAAATTCAAAGGAACTGAGCTTTATAGTCATTTGGTAAAAAGCCTTCCTGCATATGCCTGGCCGTGGTTTCTCAGAATACAG ACCTCTCTGCATGTAACGGAGACCTTCAAGCTGCAGAAGATGAAGCTGGTTCAGGAGGGTATAAATTTGGACCTCATCCAGGACCCTCTGTATTTTTTAGATGTCTCCCAGAAGGACTACGTTCTCCTGACTGGGTCTATATATCAAAACATTGTGACAGGAAAGATACATTTATAA
- the prrc1 gene encoding protein PRRC1 encodes MMEESGIETTPPTSPSPPLAVAAPPLTVGMSSPLSSSMSTGSPAGSAALAQVSSSPAFSRPQDAPSSASPHFPPVSTFTPPFTGSSPFPPSTSPSCPPVRPPQLSAPPVGLSTPSFSMSAGYDITRGHAGRTPQTPLMPTFSSPTAVPGIVSNPMVQQPVMTGGLDAGSSITFPEEQEDPRLPADINTGGGIWGFFKGVAGNPVVKTVLDKTKHSVESMITTLDPGMAPYIKSGGDIDIVVTSDKEVTVEAVRDAFQEVFGLAMVTGEPGQSNIAPQPVGYAAGVKGAQERIDSLRRAAVIHDKQPVVSLENFIAELLPDKWFDICCLILEDRGHSIRIEVFTQATPVALEHVQQAQALTPPDYSLRWSGLIATVGEVLERSLPNINRTDWHQALTGMSQRQMIQSAAKALAGTYKQRLPPRTV; translated from the exons ATGATGGAAGAGAGCGGAATCGAGACGACGCCTCCCACCAGCCCCTCACCTCCTCTGGCCGTTGCTGCTCCGCCCTTGACCGTAG GTATGTCCAGCCCCTTGTCCAGCTCCATGTCCACTGGCTCCCCAGCAGGCTCCGCTGCTCTGGCTCAGGTTTCCTCCTCGCCTGCATTCAGTCGTCCCCAGGATGCTCCATCCTCCGCCTCCCCCCACTTCCCTCCTGTCTCTACATTCACGCCCCCCTTCACCGGCAGCTCTCCgtttcctccttccacctccccGTCTTGTCCTCCTGTTAGACCACCTCAGCTCTCAGCACCTCCTGTAGGCCTGTCCACACCCAGCTTTTCCATGAGCGCAGGGTACGACATCACAAGGGGCCATGCTGGTCGAACACCACAGACTCCACTGATGCCAACGTTCTCCAGTCCTACAGCCGTACCAG GTATAGTGTCGAATCCCATGGTTCAGCAGCCAGTCATGACCGGAGGATTAGACGCTGGATCTTCCATCACTTTtccagaggagcaggaagatcCCAGACTCCCTGCAGACATCAACACTGGTGGTGGCATCTGGGGCTTTTTCAAG GGAGTGGCAGGTAATCCTGTGGTGAAGACCGTTCTGGACAAAACCAAACACTCGGTGGAGTCCATGATCACCACGCTGGATCCTGGCATGGCTCCGTACATCA AGTCAGGTGGAGACATTGACATTGTGGTAACTTCAGATAAGGAGGTGACTGTGGAGGCGGTGAGGGATGCCTTCCAGGAGGTATTTGGGCTGGCCATGGTGACCGGAGAGCCCGGTCAGTCCAACATCGCCCCGCAGCCTGTGGGCTACGCTGCTGGTGTCAAG GGGGCTCAAGAACGCATCGACAGCCTGCGACGGGCTGCTGTGATTCATGACAAGCAGCCAGTGGTCTCTTTAGAGAACTTCATTGCTGAGCTTCTCCCTGACAA GTGGTTTGACATCTGCTGTTTAATCCTGGAGGACCGTGGTCATAGCATTCGCATTGAGGTCTTCACGCAGGCGACTCCTGTGGCTCTAGAGCACGTCCAGCAG GCCCAGGCTCTGACTCCTCCCGACTACAGTCTGCGCTGGTCAGGTCTGATCGCTACCGTGGGTGAGGTCCTGGAGCGCAGTCTGCCcaacatcaacagaacagaCTGGCATCAAGCCCTGACAGGCATGAGCCAGCGTCAGATGATTCAGAGCGCAGCCAAAGCTCTCGCTGGGACCTACAAGCAGCGGCTGCCGCCCAGAACTGTGTAA
- the lmnb1 gene encoding lamin-B1, with translation MATAAATPIGQRSTCGGGTPMSPTRITRLQEKQQLRDLNDRLAVYIDKVRSLESENEVLHLQISEKEDVRSREVTGLKALYETELADARRSLDDSSKERAWLQIELGKLKSEHEQLLQNYNKRDSEAAAAQARLRDLEAQLNSKEAMLTTALSEKRSLEAAMAELQEQLQELDSSLAQAKKHLADEMLLRIDLGNRCQSLTEEMDFRKSMHEEEVKEARQRYESRLVEVDSGRKEEYECKLTQALVDMRAQNEEQINIYKDNMESTYMAKLEDLRSLSDMNGASANAAREELRESSQRIESLTVQLSALQKESRGWHDRISDLEAALMQEKDNSRRILTEKDREIAEIQAKMQEQLNEYEQLLDVKLALDMEINAYRKLLEGEEERLKLSPSPSSRVTVSRASSSSRSVRTTQGKRKRIDVEEQEASSSVSISHSASATGPVSIDEVDTDGKFISLHNSGDEDQAMGGYEIIKTIGSSTAAYKFTPKYVLKAGHKVTVWASDAGVSSKPPTDLVWKNHPSWGSGKDVHIVLSNPQGEEVAKRTTTYTTGVEAERCDDDDEDDDRAIEEDLFHQQGEAPAAKRGCSIM, from the exons ATGGCGACCGCGGCAGCTACTCCGATCGGCCAAAGAAGCACGTGCGGCGGCGGAACGCCGATGAGCCCGACCAGAATCAccaggctgcaggagaagcagcaacTCCGGGACCTCAACGACCGCCTGGCCGTTTACATCGACAAAGTCCGGAGTTTGGAGTCTGAAAATGAAGTCCTGCACCTGCAGATCAGCGAGAAGGAGGACGTGAGGAGCCGGGAGGTGACCGGCTTGAAAGCCCTGTATGAGACCGAGCTGGCCGACGCCAGGAGGAGTCTGGATGACTCGTCCAAGGAGCGGGCCTGGCTGCAGATCGAGCTGGGGAAGCTGAAGAGCGAgcacgagcagctgctgcagaa CTACAATAAGAGGGActctgaggcagcagcagcccaggCCCGGCTTAGGGACTTGGAGGCTCAGCTGAACTCCAAAGAGGCCATGCTCACTACGGCGCTGTCTGAGAAGAGGAGCCTGGAGGCGGCcatggctgagctgcaggaacagctgcagGAG ctGGACTCAAGCCTCGCTCAGGCCAAGAAGCACCTTGCTGATGAGATGCTCCTACGCATCGACTTGGGGAACCGTTGCCAGAGTCTGACGGAGGAAATGGACTTTAGGAAGAGCATGCATGAGGAA GAAGTGAAGGAGGCTCGGCAGAGGTACGAGAGCcggctggtggaggtggactcCGGCCGGAAGGAGGAGTACGAGTGTAAACTGACCCAGGCGCTGGTGGACATGAGGGCTCAGAACGAGGAGCAAATCAATATCTACAAGGACAACATGGAGAGCACCTACATGGCAAAG CTCGAGGACCTACGCAGCTTGTCTGACATGAACGGAGCATCAGCCAACGCGGCCCGAGAGGAGCTCAGAGAATCCTCCCAGAGGATCGAGAGTCTCACTGTCCAGCTGTCTGCTTTGCAAAAGGAG AGTCGTGGTTGGCATGATCGTATATCCGACCTCGAAGCTGCGCTGATGCAGGAGAAAGACAACAGTCGCAGGATTCTGACAGAGAAGGACCGAGAGATCGCTGAAATCCAGGCCAAGATGCAGGAACAGCTGAACGAATATGAACAGCTGCTAGACGTGAAGCTGGCCCTGGACATGGAGATCAATGCCTACCGGAAACTcctggagggagaggaagaaag ACTGAAGCTGTCTCCGAGCCCTTCATCTCGCGTGACGGTGTCTAGAGCCTCATCCAGCAGCCGCAGCGTGCGGACCACTCAGGGGAAGAGGAAGCGGattgatgtggaggagcaggaagccaGCAGCTCGGTGTCCATCTCCCACTCCGCCTCGGCGACGGGACCCGTTAGCATCGATGAGGTCGACACCGACGGCAAATTCATTTCCCTTCATAACAGCGGCGATGAG GACCAGGCCATGGGTGGTTATGAGATTATTAAGACGATTGGAAGTTCTACAGCTGCCTACAAGTTCACACCCAAATACGTCCTGAAGGCCGGACATAAAGTCACG GTGTGGGCGTCTGATGCTGGAGTGAGCTCTAAACCTCCCACGGATCTGGTTTGGAAGAATCATCCATCCTGGGGTTCAGGGAAAGATGTCCACATAGTGCTGAGCAACCCTCAGGGGGAG gaggTGGCAAAGAGAACCACAACATACACAACTGGGGTGGAGGCAGAGCGatgtgatgatgacgatgaggatgatgacAGAGCTATTGAGGAAGACCTATTTCACCAGCAG GGAGAAGCTCCCGCTGCCAAGAGAGGCTGCTCCATCATGtga